A genomic stretch from Falco naumanni isolate bFalNau1 chromosome 8, bFalNau1.pat, whole genome shotgun sequence includes:
- the NIPAL4 gene encoding magnesium transporter NIPA4 isoform X1 — MEPPAANGSCSNGSLITLSCLSHRVVCRVISDADPADSGHDNGTLDNFWVTRLESSYGFYIGLGLAVFSSFLIGSSVILKKKGLLRLVEKGGTRAGDGGHGYLKDWLWWAGLLTMGGGEAANFAAYAFAPATIVTPLGALSVLISAILSSYLLGERLNLLGKLGCMLSLVGSTVMVIHAPEDEEVTTLDEMSSKLKEPGFLAYAAVLLALCLLLIFYLAPRYGQKNILIYLTICSVIGAFSVSSVKGLGIAIKGFFAGRPVLQHPLTWILVITLVASITTQINYLNKSLDIFNTSLVFPIYYVLFTTIVIATSIILFKEWVTMTVVDIIGTVCGFLTIILGVFLLHAFKDIDVSLENLPQVLQSGQQAPVTRDDKNILIEVDNSSIGPEDKPKVFMIYT, encoded by the exons ATGGAGCCGCCGGCGGCCAACGGCAGCTGCAGCAACG GGTCTCTGATCACCCTTTCATGCCTTTCCCACCGGGTCGTGTGCCGAGTGATCAGTGATGCTGACCCAGCCGACTCCGGCCATGACAATGGGACTTTGGATAACTTCTGGGTAACTCGGCTGGAAAGCAGTTATGGATTCTACATTGGCCTGGGCTTGGCTgtcttctccagcttcctcaTCGGAAGCAGTGTCATCCTCAAGAAGAAGGGACTGCTACGGCTGGTGGAGAAGGGAGGCACCAGGGCAG GAGATGGAGGCCATGGCTACCTAAAGGACTGGCTCTGGTGGGCTGGCTTATTAACCA TGGGTGGAGGGGAAGCTGCCAACTTTGCTGCCTATGCCTTTGCTCCTGCAACTATCGTCACACCTCTGGGGGCCCTGAGCGTGCTCATAAG TGCCATCCTGTCTTCATATTTGCTTGGAGAACGGCTCAACCTGCTGGGAAAGCTGGGCTGCATGCTGAGCCTCGTGGGCAGCACCGTGATGGTGATACATGCGCCAGAGGATGAGGAGGTCACCACTCTGGATGAGATGTCTTCCAAGCTGAAAGAGCCAG GTTTCCTCGCTTATGCTGCAGTCCTCTTGGCTCTTTGCTTACTCCTGATCTTCTACCTCGCACCCCGTTACGGCCAGAAAAACATCCTCATCTACCTCACCATCTGCTCCGTTATTGGTGCCTTCTCCGTGTCCTCAGTCAAGGGCCTGGGTATTGCCATCAAGGGCTTCTTTGCTGGCCGGCCGGTGCTGCAGCACCCATTGACGTGGATCCTAGTCATAACGCTGGTGGCATCCATCACTACACAAATTAACTACCTCAATAAGTCCCTAGACATTTTCAACACCTCTTTGGTGTTTCCCATCTACTATGTGCTGTTCACCACCATCGTCATCGCAACTTCCATCATCCTGTTTAAAGAGTGGGTCACCATGACCGTCGTTGACATCATTGGGACAGTTTGTGGCTTCCTCACCATcattttgggggtgtttttaCTCCATGCCTTCAAAGACATAGATGTCAGTTTAGAGAATCTGCCACAAGTCCTCCAGAGTGGACAGCAAGCACCGGTCACCCGAGATGACAAGAACATCCTGATAGAGGTGGACAACTCCAGCATCGGCCCAGAGGATAAACCCAAAGTATTCATGATCTACACTTAG
- the NIPAL4 gene encoding magnesium transporter NIPA4 isoform X2, protein MEPPAANGSCSNGSLITLSCLSHRVVCRVISDADPADSGHDNGTLDNFWVTRLESSYGFYIGLGLAVFSSFLIGSSVILKKKGLLRLVEKGGTRAGDGGHGYLKDWLWWAGLLTMGGGEAANFAAYAFAPATIVTPLGALSVLISAILSSYLLGERLNLLGKLGCMLSLVGSTVMVIHAPEDEEVTTLDEMSSKLKEPGFLAYAAVLLALCLLLIFYLAPRYGQKNILIYLTICSVIGAFSVSSVKGLGIAIKGFFAGRPVLQHPLTWILVITLVASITTQINYLNKSLDIFNTSLVFPIYYVLFTTIVIATSIILFKEWVTMTVVDIIGTVCGFLTIILGVFLLHAFKDIDVSLENLPQVLQSGQQAPVTRDDKNILIEVDNSSIGPEDKPKTIA, encoded by the exons ATGGAGCCGCCGGCGGCCAACGGCAGCTGCAGCAACG GGTCTCTGATCACCCTTTCATGCCTTTCCCACCGGGTCGTGTGCCGAGTGATCAGTGATGCTGACCCAGCCGACTCCGGCCATGACAATGGGACTTTGGATAACTTCTGGGTAACTCGGCTGGAAAGCAGTTATGGATTCTACATTGGCCTGGGCTTGGCTgtcttctccagcttcctcaTCGGAAGCAGTGTCATCCTCAAGAAGAAGGGACTGCTACGGCTGGTGGAGAAGGGAGGCACCAGGGCAG GAGATGGAGGCCATGGCTACCTAAAGGACTGGCTCTGGTGGGCTGGCTTATTAACCA TGGGTGGAGGGGAAGCTGCCAACTTTGCTGCCTATGCCTTTGCTCCTGCAACTATCGTCACACCTCTGGGGGCCCTGAGCGTGCTCATAAG TGCCATCCTGTCTTCATATTTGCTTGGAGAACGGCTCAACCTGCTGGGAAAGCTGGGCTGCATGCTGAGCCTCGTGGGCAGCACCGTGATGGTGATACATGCGCCAGAGGATGAGGAGGTCACCACTCTGGATGAGATGTCTTCCAAGCTGAAAGAGCCAG GTTTCCTCGCTTATGCTGCAGTCCTCTTGGCTCTTTGCTTACTCCTGATCTTCTACCTCGCACCCCGTTACGGCCAGAAAAACATCCTCATCTACCTCACCATCTGCTCCGTTATTGGTGCCTTCTCCGTGTCCTCAGTCAAGGGCCTGGGTATTGCCATCAAGGGCTTCTTTGCTGGCCGGCCGGTGCTGCAGCACCCATTGACGTGGATCCTAGTCATAACGCTGGTGGCATCCATCACTACACAAATTAACTACCTCAATAAGTCCCTAGACATTTTCAACACCTCTTTGGTGTTTCCCATCTACTATGTGCTGTTCACCACCATCGTCATCGCAACTTCCATCATCCTGTTTAAAGAGTGGGTCACCATGACCGTCGTTGACATCATTGGGACAGTTTGTGGCTTCCTCACCATcattttgggggtgtttttaCTCCATGCCTTCAAAGACATAGATGTCAGTTTAGAGAATCTGCCACAAGTCCTCCAGAGTGGACAGCAAGCACCGGTCACCCGAGATGACAAGAACATCCTGATAGAGGTGGACAACTCCAGCATCGGCCCAGAGGATAAACCCAAA ACCATCGCATGA